In Brevundimonas sp. SGAir0440, one DNA window encodes the following:
- a CDS encoding YafY family protein, with product MRHDKAAMVIDLARRMAASAEGLSLDEIARDMRVGRRTAERMRDAVLMLFPQVDEVSDPPSKRWRIRGGLSAFEQAPTATEMLELSKVATALRAAGEPARATALEGLERKLKAAMRSTTLNRMAPDLEALVRAETIAVQAGPRPSADEAMLTAIRAAVLAQQPLDFTYSRPGAEPRRRSVAPCGVMFGRANYLVAADRETGRIQTFRLDRMSQVAPQEGLAVPPADFDLGVFASQSFGIYQDEIEDVVLRIAPEGAAEARGWRWHPTQSFEDQPDGGVIVRFRASGMRELAWHLFTWGEQVQILAPQRLKAVMAGELAAAGRALERASA from the coding sequence TTGAGACACGACAAGGCGGCGATGGTGATCGATCTGGCGCGCCGCATGGCCGCTAGCGCCGAAGGGCTGAGCCTGGACGAGATCGCGCGCGATATGCGCGTCGGCCGCCGCACCGCCGAACGGATGCGTGATGCGGTGCTGATGCTGTTTCCCCAGGTGGACGAGGTCTCGGACCCGCCGTCCAAACGCTGGCGCATCCGGGGGGGGCTGTCGGCCTTCGAACAGGCGCCGACGGCGACCGAAATGCTGGAGCTGTCCAAGGTCGCGACCGCCCTGCGCGCCGCCGGCGAACCGGCGCGCGCCACGGCGTTGGAGGGGCTGGAGCGCAAGCTGAAGGCGGCGATGCGGTCGACCACTCTGAACCGGATGGCGCCGGATCTGGAGGCCCTGGTCCGGGCCGAGACCATTGCGGTCCAGGCCGGCCCGCGACCCTCGGCCGACGAGGCCATGCTGACCGCTATCCGCGCGGCTGTGCTGGCGCAGCAGCCCTTGGACTTCACCTATTCCCGTCCGGGCGCCGAGCCGCGTCGGCGCAGCGTGGCGCCGTGCGGCGTCATGTTCGGCCGGGCTAACTATCTGGTCGCCGCCGACCGCGAGACCGGCCGCATCCAGACCTTCCGCCTGGATCGGATGAGCCAAGTCGCCCCGCAGGAGGGGTTGGCCGTGCCGCCCGCCGATTTCGACCTCGGTGTCTTCGCCAGCCAGTCCTTCGGCATCTATCAGGACGAGATCGAGGACGTCGTGCTGCGCATCGCGCCCGAGGGCGCGGCCGAGGCCAGGGGCTGGCGCTGGCACCCGACCCAGTCGTTCGAGGATCAGCCGGACGGCGGCGTGATCGTGCGGTTCCGCGCCTCGGGCATGCGCGAGTTGGCCTGGCACCTGTTCACCTGGGGCGAGCAGGTGCAGATCCTGGCGCCGCAGCGACTGAAGGCCGTGATGGCCGGTGAACTGGCGGCGGCGGGCCGCGCCTTGGAACGGGCCTCAGCCTGA